The Arachis hypogaea cultivar Tifrunner chromosome 14, arahy.Tifrunner.gnm2.J5K5, whole genome shotgun sequence genome has a segment encoding these proteins:
- the LOC112740940 gene encoding uncharacterized protein isoform X1: MDSEDQRRTQTQGNENHGVHVCNKCGWPFPNPHPSAKHRRAHKKNCGTIEGYKLLVSEGQTHLNLSDDEHFSDNDHKTQAAEESPSISKSRNDIVAQTPKILQSERNDDCNLLELQDLKTDDSFALASDSNTCRSEAMSDVLLDNKIYVDGTKGTTLKEKDEIKPDRDMFEIVESSDSTIGRTFEGVSGAVTEVVSLKSQVTDGAFILKENNGSGFPSVMPKDLFLEAESAQSMNDSIDGIRVESEHMTELATSGDIMISREREEVNVEMLTFPSCDDRPDVAHPHIEYECHEPVVSQNSASLHLSKALEQGHDGLKDSVNKENDFLINQGQLSKKGDLLSQDMHSLNSNMKKQVNCELVAAEMHAEECIEVFNGESNRRLHETGAFMNDMKTEKNENHVVHFSEEQVSNDAHKNSQQIDVPKGSLMAASDENACDASFVSATSQTTAVIIRDNTTHHEGNITSIAVDDECRRANIENDTGICMNTLQSSNVLSEINSSSICNEYGVEMGKFEQSDIVDAQHAESGIVKDATLPDIFESTILSEVVIDGPKGTPKDIECSNRSPLSCTHEEIKEEEINSIDRSNEYSNIVASTSAAPHQTQDEELLHKATEGIDLIEDSNRTGRDHSLNIEPSYQCVSPVEDTQVGQHGTKVPGVVAVPIQDQRDLPVQSDVQATNEAEAIASTDLSMSTETEKSNLKYPEASEEQQYEKSEMFEPPSFMTLVEPGLMLGPKSAPEVETDPNKQKPDSNSSQAAWFPTLTHIANESEGRKRNEEIIAKVTRKQNTPLKSLLVEAAHNSKKSKSPISEKDSVNQKRVRVTEDNGSGLTTVNSILGCESPAMQIMNRESTEEWNSPADITRKKKKDKSRSHWIQLLCCSSVETR, from the exons GAAATGAGAATCATGGAGTTCATGTATGTAACAAATGTGGATGGCCTTTTCCAAATCCACACCCCAGTGCCAAACATAGGCGTGCTCACAAGAAAAACTGTGGAACCATTGAAGGTTACAAGCTTTTGGTCTCAGAGGGTCAAACCCATTTGAACCTTTCAGATGATGAACACTTCTCTGATAATGATCACAAAACACAAG CTGCAGAAGAGAGTCCATCAATTTCCAAATCAAGAAATGATATTGTAGCACAAACTCCTAAAATTTTGCAAAGTGAGAGGAATGATGATTGTAACCTGCTGGAGTTACAAG ATTTGAAAACTGATGATTCTTTTGCTCTCGCAAGTGACTCAAATACCTGCAGATCTGAAGCCATGTCTGATGTGTTGCTGGACAATAAGATCTATGTTGATGGAACGAAGGGGACGACTTTGAAAGAAAAGGATGAAATCAAACCAGATAGAGACATGTTTGAGATTGTGGAATCTTCCGACAGCACCATAGGTAGAACATTTGAGGGAGTGTCTGGAGCAGTTACTGAAGTGGTTAGCTTGAAATCTCAAGTTACTGATGGAGCTTTTATTCTGAAGGAAAATAATGGCTCTGGCTTCCCTTCTGTTATGCCCAAAGATCTTTTTCTTGAAGCAGAATCTGCTCAGAGCATGAATGATTCCATAGATGGCATACGGGTAGAGTCAGAACACATGACAGAGCTTGCTACTTCTGGTGACATCATGATATCACGGGAAAGGGAAGAAGTAAATGTTGAAATGCTTACATTTCCTTCATGTGATGATAGACCTGATGTGGCACACCCTCATATTGAGTATGAATGTCATGAACCAGTGGTCTCTCAAAATTCTGCAAGTCTACATTTGTCTAAAGCATTGGAACAAGGGCATGATGGCTTGAAGGATTCTGTTAATAAGGAAAATGATTTTCTTATCAACCAAGGCCAACTGAGCAAAAAGGGAGATCTTCTCTCGCAAGATATGCATTCATTGAATAGTAACATGAAAAAGCAGGTGAACTGTGAGCTTGTGGCTGCAGAAATGCATGCTGAAGAGTGCATTGAGGTTTTCAATGGTGAAAGTAACAGAAGATTACATGAAACTGGAGCCTTTATGAATGATATGAAAACTGAGAAGAATGAGAATCATGTGGTTCACTTTTCTGAAGAACAGGTATCCAATGATGCTCATAAAAATTCACAACAGATTGATGTACCCAAAGGTAGTTTAATGGCTGCATCAGATGAGAACGCCTGTGATGCATCCTTTGTATCTGCAACTAGTCAAACAACTGCTGTAATTATCAGAGACAATACAACTCATCATGAGGGAAACATAACCAGCATAGCTGTAGATGACGAATGCAGAAGGGCTAATATTGAAAATGATACTGGAATATGCATGAATACTCTTCAATCTAGTAATGTGCTTTCGGAGATCAATTCATCAAGTATATGTAATGAATATGGTGTTGAAATGGGTAAATTTGAGCAATCTGATATAGTAGATGCACAACATGCTGAAAGTGGTATTGTGAAAGATGCTACATTACCAGATATTTTTGAATCTACAATTCTTTCAGAGGTTGTAATAGATGGGCCTAAAGGGACACCTAAAGATATTGAATGCTCAAATAGAAGTCCATTATCTTGTACTCACGAAGAAATCAAAGAAGAGGAAATCAATAGCATAGACAGATCAAATGAATACAGTAATATAGTTGCTAGTACTTCTGCTGCTCCTCATCAAACACAAGACGAGGAACTATTACATAAGGCTACAGAAGGCATTGATTTAATTGAAGATTCCAATAGAACTGGTAGAGACCATTCTTTAAATATTGAGCCTTCTTATCAGTGTGTTTCTCCTGTCGAAGATACTCAAGTTGGACAGCATGGGACGAAAGTTCCTGGAGTTGTTGCTGTCCCTATTCAAGATCAAAGAG ATCTCCCTGTGCAATCTGATGTACAAGCTACTAATGAAGCGGAAGCTATAGCATCAACTGATTTGTCGATGTCAACAGAGACAGAAAAATCCAACTTGAAGTACCCAGAGGCATCTGAGGAACAGCAGTATGAAAAATCCGAAATGTTTGAACCACCTTCTTTCATGACATTGGTCGAACCTGGACTCATGCTTGGCCCAAAATCTGCACCCGAAGTCGAGACAGATCCGAACAAGCAGAAACCGGATTCTAACTCTTCACAGGCTGCTTGGTTTCCCACTTTAACTCACATTGCCAATGAGTCTGAAGGgagaaagaggaatgaagaaatAATAGCCAAGGTAACAAGAAAGCAGAACACACCTCTCAAGAGTCTCTTGGTTGAGGCTGCTCATAACAGCAAAAAGTCAAAGTCGCCCATATCAGAAAAAGATTCCGTGAATCAGAAACGTGTTAGAGTCACAGAAGATAATGGTTCTGGATTGACTACTGTTAACTCCATTCTGGGTTGTGAATCTCCCGCAATGCAGATTATGAACCGAGAGAGTACGGAAGAATGGAACTCCCCGGCTGACAtaacaagaaaaaagaagaaagacaaGAGCAGATCACACTGGATACAATTGTTGTGTTGTTCATCTGTCGAAACTCGGTGA
- the LOC112740940 gene encoding uncharacterized protein isoform X2, giving the protein MDSEDQRRTQTQGNENHGVHVCNKCGWPFPNPHPSAKHRRAHKKNCGTIEGYKLLVSEGQTHLNLSDDEHFSDNDHKTQEESPSISKSRNDIVAQTPKILQSERNDDCNLLELQDLKTDDSFALASDSNTCRSEAMSDVLLDNKIYVDGTKGTTLKEKDEIKPDRDMFEIVESSDSTIGRTFEGVSGAVTEVVSLKSQVTDGAFILKENNGSGFPSVMPKDLFLEAESAQSMNDSIDGIRVESEHMTELATSGDIMISREREEVNVEMLTFPSCDDRPDVAHPHIEYECHEPVVSQNSASLHLSKALEQGHDGLKDSVNKENDFLINQGQLSKKGDLLSQDMHSLNSNMKKQVNCELVAAEMHAEECIEVFNGESNRRLHETGAFMNDMKTEKNENHVVHFSEEQVSNDAHKNSQQIDVPKGSLMAASDENACDASFVSATSQTTAVIIRDNTTHHEGNITSIAVDDECRRANIENDTGICMNTLQSSNVLSEINSSSICNEYGVEMGKFEQSDIVDAQHAESGIVKDATLPDIFESTILSEVVIDGPKGTPKDIECSNRSPLSCTHEEIKEEEINSIDRSNEYSNIVASTSAAPHQTQDEELLHKATEGIDLIEDSNRTGRDHSLNIEPSYQCVSPVEDTQVGQHGTKVPGVVAVPIQDQRDLPVQSDVQATNEAEAIASTDLSMSTETEKSNLKYPEASEEQQYEKSEMFEPPSFMTLVEPGLMLGPKSAPEVETDPNKQKPDSNSSQAAWFPTLTHIANESEGRKRNEEIIAKVTRKQNTPLKSLLVEAAHNSKKSKSPISEKDSVNQKRVRVTEDNGSGLTTVNSILGCESPAMQIMNRESTEEWNSPADITRKKKKDKSRSHWIQLLCCSSVETR; this is encoded by the exons GAAATGAGAATCATGGAGTTCATGTATGTAACAAATGTGGATGGCCTTTTCCAAATCCACACCCCAGTGCCAAACATAGGCGTGCTCACAAGAAAAACTGTGGAACCATTGAAGGTTACAAGCTTTTGGTCTCAGAGGGTCAAACCCATTTGAACCTTTCAGATGATGAACACTTCTCTGATAATGATCACAAAACACAAG AAGAGAGTCCATCAATTTCCAAATCAAGAAATGATATTGTAGCACAAACTCCTAAAATTTTGCAAAGTGAGAGGAATGATGATTGTAACCTGCTGGAGTTACAAG ATTTGAAAACTGATGATTCTTTTGCTCTCGCAAGTGACTCAAATACCTGCAGATCTGAAGCCATGTCTGATGTGTTGCTGGACAATAAGATCTATGTTGATGGAACGAAGGGGACGACTTTGAAAGAAAAGGATGAAATCAAACCAGATAGAGACATGTTTGAGATTGTGGAATCTTCCGACAGCACCATAGGTAGAACATTTGAGGGAGTGTCTGGAGCAGTTACTGAAGTGGTTAGCTTGAAATCTCAAGTTACTGATGGAGCTTTTATTCTGAAGGAAAATAATGGCTCTGGCTTCCCTTCTGTTATGCCCAAAGATCTTTTTCTTGAAGCAGAATCTGCTCAGAGCATGAATGATTCCATAGATGGCATACGGGTAGAGTCAGAACACATGACAGAGCTTGCTACTTCTGGTGACATCATGATATCACGGGAAAGGGAAGAAGTAAATGTTGAAATGCTTACATTTCCTTCATGTGATGATAGACCTGATGTGGCACACCCTCATATTGAGTATGAATGTCATGAACCAGTGGTCTCTCAAAATTCTGCAAGTCTACATTTGTCTAAAGCATTGGAACAAGGGCATGATGGCTTGAAGGATTCTGTTAATAAGGAAAATGATTTTCTTATCAACCAAGGCCAACTGAGCAAAAAGGGAGATCTTCTCTCGCAAGATATGCATTCATTGAATAGTAACATGAAAAAGCAGGTGAACTGTGAGCTTGTGGCTGCAGAAATGCATGCTGAAGAGTGCATTGAGGTTTTCAATGGTGAAAGTAACAGAAGATTACATGAAACTGGAGCCTTTATGAATGATATGAAAACTGAGAAGAATGAGAATCATGTGGTTCACTTTTCTGAAGAACAGGTATCCAATGATGCTCATAAAAATTCACAACAGATTGATGTACCCAAAGGTAGTTTAATGGCTGCATCAGATGAGAACGCCTGTGATGCATCCTTTGTATCTGCAACTAGTCAAACAACTGCTGTAATTATCAGAGACAATACAACTCATCATGAGGGAAACATAACCAGCATAGCTGTAGATGACGAATGCAGAAGGGCTAATATTGAAAATGATACTGGAATATGCATGAATACTCTTCAATCTAGTAATGTGCTTTCGGAGATCAATTCATCAAGTATATGTAATGAATATGGTGTTGAAATGGGTAAATTTGAGCAATCTGATATAGTAGATGCACAACATGCTGAAAGTGGTATTGTGAAAGATGCTACATTACCAGATATTTTTGAATCTACAATTCTTTCAGAGGTTGTAATAGATGGGCCTAAAGGGACACCTAAAGATATTGAATGCTCAAATAGAAGTCCATTATCTTGTACTCACGAAGAAATCAAAGAAGAGGAAATCAATAGCATAGACAGATCAAATGAATACAGTAATATAGTTGCTAGTACTTCTGCTGCTCCTCATCAAACACAAGACGAGGAACTATTACATAAGGCTACAGAAGGCATTGATTTAATTGAAGATTCCAATAGAACTGGTAGAGACCATTCTTTAAATATTGAGCCTTCTTATCAGTGTGTTTCTCCTGTCGAAGATACTCAAGTTGGACAGCATGGGACGAAAGTTCCTGGAGTTGTTGCTGTCCCTATTCAAGATCAAAGAG ATCTCCCTGTGCAATCTGATGTACAAGCTACTAATGAAGCGGAAGCTATAGCATCAACTGATTTGTCGATGTCAACAGAGACAGAAAAATCCAACTTGAAGTACCCAGAGGCATCTGAGGAACAGCAGTATGAAAAATCCGAAATGTTTGAACCACCTTCTTTCATGACATTGGTCGAACCTGGACTCATGCTTGGCCCAAAATCTGCACCCGAAGTCGAGACAGATCCGAACAAGCAGAAACCGGATTCTAACTCTTCACAGGCTGCTTGGTTTCCCACTTTAACTCACATTGCCAATGAGTCTGAAGGgagaaagaggaatgaagaaatAATAGCCAAGGTAACAAGAAAGCAGAACACACCTCTCAAGAGTCTCTTGGTTGAGGCTGCTCATAACAGCAAAAAGTCAAAGTCGCCCATATCAGAAAAAGATTCCGTGAATCAGAAACGTGTTAGAGTCACAGAAGATAATGGTTCTGGATTGACTACTGTTAACTCCATTCTGGGTTGTGAATCTCCCGCAATGCAGATTATGAACCGAGAGAGTACGGAAGAATGGAACTCCCCGGCTGACAtaacaagaaaaaagaagaaagacaaGAGCAGATCACACTGGATACAATTGTTGTGTTGTTCATCTGTCGAAACTCGGTGA